A genomic segment from Paenarthrobacter sp. A20 encodes:
- a CDS encoding ParB/RepB/Spo0J family partition protein produces MNATPTLELLDPTTLTVDTNVRKDAGLTKEFVASIKEHGVLVPVVAHRTEDGTVHVLMGQRRTLGAVEAGAATIPVLVGATPEEAERLATQVVENDHRSALTDGDRAEAFHQMALLGVSASVIARKMGAKKAVVETALKVKANATAAQALDQGLTLEQSAVIEEFADDAEAVATLERLATENPGNFAHRVQRLRDERRNNALLAEACAEAAAKGLTVLEQDPGYYDYKGPAALISALTTAEGERLSETDADAVYIGIGYGGLVTQFAVADWKARGLRKDGKSPAGGMTEEEKAARREVIENNKAMDSAEVVRREFVKNVLARKALPKNAQKFIAHTIAHGSYILTKALNKTELTAELLGTGTGYGEFTAYVDKPTTKPETVTLAMMITAYEANIDRTSWRSRHSNTLYYLAQLTAWGYEASDVEKIILTDPEAETEETTESADEPEAA; encoded by the coding sequence ATGAATGCAACACCCACGCTCGAACTGCTCGACCCCACCACCCTGACCGTGGACACCAACGTCCGCAAAGACGCTGGACTGACCAAGGAGTTCGTGGCCAGCATCAAGGAACACGGCGTGCTGGTGCCCGTCGTCGCCCACCGGACCGAGGACGGAACCGTGCACGTCCTGATGGGACAGCGCCGCACCCTTGGAGCCGTAGAGGCAGGAGCGGCGACCATTCCCGTGCTCGTCGGAGCGACCCCCGAGGAAGCGGAACGCCTCGCCACGCAGGTAGTGGAGAACGACCACCGCAGCGCACTCACGGACGGCGACCGCGCCGAAGCGTTCCACCAAATGGCACTGCTGGGAGTGAGCGCCAGCGTCATCGCCCGGAAGATGGGGGCCAAGAAAGCAGTGGTGGAAACCGCGCTTAAGGTCAAAGCGAACGCCACCGCTGCCCAGGCATTGGACCAAGGCCTGACGCTGGAACAGTCTGCCGTGATCGAGGAATTCGCGGATGATGCCGAGGCAGTGGCCACGCTCGAACGCCTCGCTACTGAGAACCCCGGAAACTTCGCCCACCGGGTGCAGCGGCTCCGGGACGAGCGCAGGAATAACGCCCTGCTTGCCGAAGCTTGCGCCGAGGCTGCCGCCAAAGGCCTGACCGTGTTGGAACAAGATCCCGGCTACTACGATTACAAGGGGCCCGCCGCGCTGATCTCCGCACTGACCACCGCCGAGGGCGAACGCCTCAGTGAGACGGACGCGGACGCGGTTTACATCGGCATCGGATACGGCGGGTTGGTGACACAGTTCGCCGTGGCTGACTGGAAGGCCCGTGGGCTGCGGAAGGACGGCAAGTCCCCGGCAGGAGGGATGACCGAGGAGGAAAAGGCCGCACGCCGGGAGGTCATTGAAAACAACAAAGCCATGGATTCGGCCGAGGTGGTCCGGAGGGAGTTCGTCAAAAACGTGCTGGCACGCAAGGCCCTGCCAAAGAACGCGCAGAAGTTCATCGCCCACACCATTGCCCACGGCAGCTACATCCTGACCAAGGCCTTGAACAAGACCGAACTCACCGCCGAACTGCTGGGCACCGGCACCGGGTATGGCGAGTTCACAGCCTACGTGGACAAGCCCACCACCAAACCCGAAACGGTCACCCTCGCCATGATGATCACCGCGTACGAGGCGAACATCGATCGCACGAGCTGGCGGAGCCGCCACAGCAACACCCTCTACTACCTCGCCCAGCTCACGGCATGGGGATACGAGGCCAGCGACGTTGAAAAGATCATCCTCACCGACCCCGAGGCAGAAACCGAGGAAACCACGGAAAGCGCGGACGAACCCGAAGCCGCCTAG